A portion of the Salmo trutta chromosome 1, fSalTru1.1, whole genome shotgun sequence genome contains these proteins:
- the LOC115201436 gene encoding myosin-9 isoform X2, producing the protein MATDADKFLYVDRNMVNNPLAQADWATKKLVWVPSERLGFEAGSVKEERGEECLVELADSGKKVKVNKDDIQKMNPPKFSKVEDMAELTCLNEASVLHNLKERYYSGLIYTYSGLFCVVINPYKNLPIYSEEIVDMYKGKKRHEMPPHIYAITDTAYRSMMQDREDQSILCTGESGAGKTENTKKVIQYLAHVASSHKTKKDQGELEKQLLQANPILEAFGNGKTVKNDNSSRFGKFIRINFDVNGYIVGANIETYLLEKSRAIRQAKDERTFHVFYYMLTGAGDKLRSELCLEGYNNYRFLVNGNVTIPGQQDKDLFTETLEAFRIMGIPEDEQIGLLKVVSSVLQLGNMSFKKERHSDQASMPDDTAAQKVCHLMGMSVTDFTRAILSPRIKVGRDYVQKAQTQEQAEFAVEALAKATYERMFRWLVMRINKALDKTKRQGASFIGILDIAGFEIFELNSFEQLCINYTNEKLQQLFNHTMFILEQEEYQREGIEWSFIDFGLDLQPCIDLIEKPASPPGILALLDEECWFPKATDKSFVEKVLQEQGTHSKFHKPKKLKDEADFCIIHYAGKVDYKADEWLMKNMDPLNDNVATLLNQSTDKFVSELWKDVDRIVGLDKVAGMSEMPGAFKTRKGMFRTVGQLYKEQLSKLMATLRNTNPNFVRCIIPNHEKKAGKLDPHLVLDQLRCNGVLEGIRICRQGFPNRIVFQEFRQRYEILTPNSIPKGFMDGKQACVLMIKSLELDPNLFRIGQSKVFFRAGVLAHLEEERDMKITDVIISFQAWCRGYVARKAFARRQQQLTAMKVIQRNCSAYLKLRNWQWWRLFTKVKPLLQVSRQEEEMQAKDDELSKVKERQEYAEIQLQEMEVKQHQLSAEKQALQEQLQAETELCAEAEEMRARLAAKKQELEEILHDLEARVEEEEERATHLQTEKKKMQQNITDLEQQLDEEEAARQRLQLEKVTTDSKLKKIEEDVMVLEDQNNKLMKEKKLMEERISEFTSNLTEEEEKSKSLQKLKNKHEAMITDLEDRLRREEKGRQELEKNRRKLEGDSTDLLDQIAELQAQIAELRAQLAKKEEELQAALARIEEEAAQKNLAQKKIREMEAQLSELQEDLELERTARTKAEKNRRDLGEELEALKTELEDTLDSTAAQQELRTKRETEVNQLKKVLEDEAKVHEQQVVEMRLKHSQAFDQLNEQLEQAKRNKVSVDKTKQALESERNELAIELQTLMQGKGDSEHRRKKAEGQVQELQVKHGESERQRIELAEKVAKMQAELETVNGLLSEVEGKSIKASKDCSAVESQMQDVQELLQEETRQKLSMGTRLRQLEDEQNSLREQLEEEEEGKRNVEKQLLTVQAQLAEIKKKSEQEAGCLENAEEGKKRLQRDLEGLGQRMEEKCSAFEKLDKTKTRLQQELDDMVVDQDHLRQIVTNLEKKQKKFDQMLAEEKTISCRYAEERDKAEAEAREKETRALALTRQLESLIDMKDEMDRANKLLRAEMEDLVSSKDDVGKSVHELEKSKRGMEQQLEEMRTQLEELEDELQATEDAKLRLEVNMQAMKAQYERDLAGRDEMGEEKKRQLVKQVREMELELEDERKQRSVAVAARKKLELDLKELEAAIDMANKNRDEALKQLKKLQAQMKELLRELEDTRMSRDEIMAQAKENEKKLKSMEADMIQMTEELASAERVKRQAQQERDELQDEINNQAAKNALIAEEKRRLEARIAQLEEELEEEQCNTELVNDRLKRALLQTDQMTVELTAERSTSQRLEGARSQLERQNKELKLKLQELEGTVKSKYKATISALEAKIAQLEEQVDIETRERQQASKLVRRTEKKLKEVVLAVDDERRNTEQYKDQSDKLNSRMKQLKRQLEESEEESQRANANRRKLQRELEDATESADAMNREVSTLKSKLRRGDLPFTMRRIVSRAGIESDEESEPKSETPEPKPE; encoded by the exons ATGGCGACAGACGCAGACAAGTTCCTGTACGTGGACCGCAACATGGTCAACAACCCTCTGGCCCAGGCAGACTGGGCCACCAAGAAGCTGGTGTGGGTGCCGTCGGAGCGGCTGGGCTTCGAGGCGGGATCTGTGAAGGAGGAGCGAGGTGAAGAGTGCCTGGTGGAGCTGGCAGACTCTGGCAAGAAGGTGAAAGTCAACAAGGATGACATCCAGAAGATGAACCCGCCCAAGTTCAGCAAGGTGGAAGACATGGCTGAGCTCACCTGCCTGAACGAGGCCTCGGTGCTGCACAACCTCAAGGAGAGATATTACTCTGGCCTCATCTAC ACATACTCCGGGCTCTTCTGTGTGGTCATAAACCCCTATAAGAATCTGCCCATCTACTCAGAAGAGATTGTGGATATGTACAAGGGCAAGAAGAGGCATGAAATGCCCCCCCATATATACGCCATCACTGACACGGCCTACAGGAGCATGATGCAGG ACCGTGAAGACCAGTCCATTCTTTGCAC AGGAGAGTCTGGTGCTGGGAAGACGGAGAACACCAAGAAGGTCATTCAGTATCTGGCCCACGTGGCCTCTTCCCACAAGACCAAGAAAGACCAG GGTGAGCTGGAGAAGCAGCTGCTGCAAGCTAACCCCATCCTGGAGGCCTTTGGAAACGGCAAGACTGTCAAGAACGACAACTCCTCCCGATTC ggaAAATTCATCAGGATTAACTTCGACGTCAACGGATACATCGTGGGGGCCAACATTGAAACCT ACCTGCTGGAGAAGTCCCGTGCCATCCGCCAGGCCAAAGACGAGAGGACCTTCCATGTCTTCTATTACATGCTCACTGGTGCTGGAGACAAACTGCGCT CCGAGCTGTGTCTGGAGGGCTACAACAACTACCGCTTCCTGGTCAATGGAAACGTGACCATCCCTGGCCAGCAGGATAAGGACCTGTTCACCGAGACCCTGGAGGCCTTCAGGATCATGGGCATTCCAGAGGACGAACAGATTG GTCTGCTGAAGGTGGTGTCTTCCGTGCTCCAGCTGGGCAACATGAGCTTTAAGAAGGAGCGCcattcagaccaggcctccatgCCTGACGACACGG CTGCTCAGAAGGTGTGCCACCTGATGGGCATGAGCGTGACAGACTTCACCCGTGCCATCCTGTCCCCTCGTATCAAGGTGGGCAGGGACTACGTGCAGAAGGCCCAGACCCAGGAACAGGCTGAGTTTGCAGTGGAGGCCCTGGCCAAGGCCACCTACGAGAGGATGTTCCGCTGGCTGGTGATGAGGATCAACAAGGCCCTGGACAAGACCAAGAGACAGGGAGCCTCCTTCATCGGCATCCTGGACATCGCTGGCTTTGAGATATTTGAG CTGAACTCATTTGAGCAGCTGTGCATCAACTACACCAACGAGAAGCTGCAGCAGCTGTTCAACCACACCATGTTCATCCTGGAGCAGGAGGAGTACCAGAGGGAGGGCATCGAGTGGAGCTTCATCGACTTCGGCCTGGACCTGCAGCCCTGCATCGACCTCATCGAGAAGCCT GCTAGCCCCCCTGGTATCCTGGCCCTTTTGGATGAGGAGTGCTGGTTCCCCAAAGCCACTGACAAGAGCTTTGTGGAGAAGGTCCTGCAGGAGCAGGGCACCCACTCCAAGTTCCACAAGCCCAAGAAACTGAAAGATGAGGCCGACTTCTGCATCATTCACTATGCCGGGAAG GTGGACTACAAGGCTGACGAGTGGCTGATGAAGAACATGGACCCTCTGAACGACAACGTGGCCACGCTGCTCAACCAGTCCACTGACAAGTTTGTGTCTGAACTGTGGAAGGACG TGGATCGTATCGTGGGCCTGGATAAGGTTGCAGGGATGTCTGAGATGCCCGGTGCCTTTAAGACCCGTAAGGGCATGTTCCGCACGGTGGGCCAGCTCTACAAGGAGCAGCTGTCCAAGCTCATGGCCACTCTGAGGAACACCAACCCCAACTTCGTCCGCTGCATCATCCCCAACCACGAGAAGAAG GCTGGTAAGCTCGACCCCCACCTGGTTCTGGACCAGCTGAGGTGTAATGGTGTTCTGGAGGGGATCCGTATCTGCAGACAGGGCTTCCCCAACCGTATCGTCTTCCAGGAGTTCAGACAGAG gtATGAGATCCTCACTCCCAACTCCATCCCCAAGGGCTTCATGGATGGCAAACAGGCCTGTGTGCTCATG ATCAAAAGCCTGGAGCTGGATCCCAACCTGTTCAGGATTGGTCAGAGTAAGGTGTTCTTCAGGGCTGGAGTGCTGGCtcacctggaggaggagagagacatgaagatcactgacgtcatcatcaGCTTCCAGGCCTGGTGCAGAGGCTACGTGGCCCGCAA GGCCTTTGCCAGGAGACAGCAGCAGCTGACCGCCATGAAGGTGATCCAGAGGAACTGTTCAGCCTACCTCAAACTCAGAAACTGGCAGTGGTGGAGACTCTTCACCAAG GTCAAGCCCCTGCTGCAGGTGAGcaggcaggaggaggagatgcAGGCCAAGGACGATGAGCTGAGCAAGGTGAAGGAGAGGCAGGAGTATGCTGAGATACAGCTGCAGGAGATGGAGGTCAAACAGCACCAG TTGAGTGCTGAGAAGCAGGCCCTGCAGGAGCAGCTGCAGGCTGAGACGGAGCTGTGTGCCGAGGCTGAGGAGATGAGAGCCCGTCTGGCCGCTAAGaagcaggagctggaggagatccTTCATGACCTGGAGgccagagtggaggaggaggaggagagagccaCACATctgcagacagagaagaagaagatGCAGCAGAACATCACG GACCTGGAGCAGCAGTTGGATGAGGAGGAGGCTGCCAGGCAGAGGCTGCAGCTGGAGAAGGTGACCACAGACTCCAAGCTGAAGAAGATCGAGGAGGACGTCATGGTTCTTGAAGACCAGAACAACAAGCTCATGAAG GAGAAAAAGCTAATGGAGGAGCGTATCTCTGAGTTCACCTCTAACctgactgaggaggaggagaagtccAAGAGCCTTCAGAAACTCAAGAACAAACACGAGGCCATGATCACTGACCTAGAGG ACCGCCTGCGCAGGGAGGAGAAGGGTCGTCAGGAGCTGGAGAAGAACAGGCGTAAGCTGGAGGGAGACTCTACTGATCTCCTTGACCAGATAGCTGAGCTGCAGGCCCAGATCGCTGAGCTCCGCGCCCAGCTGGCTAAGAAGGAGGAGGAGCTACAGGCAGCCCTGGCCAG gatTGAGGAGGAGGCAGCCCAGAAGAACTTGGCCCAAAAGAAGATCCGGGAGATGGAAGCCCAGCTGTCTGAGCTGCAGGAGGACCTGGAGCTAGAGAGGACCGCACGCACCAAGGCTGAGAAGAACCGCAGGGACCTGGGAGAGGAGCTGGAGGCCCTCAAGACTGAGCTGGAGGACACACTGGACTCCACCGCTGCCCAGCAAGAGCTCAG GACAAAGCGTGAGACTGAGGTGAACCAGCTGAAGAAGGTTCTAGAGGATGAAGCCAAGGTCCACGAGCAGCAGGTGGTGGAGATGAGACTGAAACATAGCCAGGCCTTCGACCAGCTCAACGAGCAACTGGAGCAGGccaagaga AACAAGGTGTCGGTGGACAAGACTAAGCAGGCCCTGGAGAGTGAGCGTAATGAGCTGGCCATTGAGCTGCAGACCCTGATGCAGGGGAAGGGAGACTCTGAGCACCGCAGGAAGAAGGCTGAGGGCCAGGTCCAAGAGCTACAGGTCAAACATGGAGAGAGCGAGCGCCAGAGGATTGAGCTGGCAGAGAAAGTGGCCAAGATGCAG GCTGAGTTGGAGACTGTCAATGGCTTGCTCAGTGAGGTGGAGGGTAAGTCCATCAAAGCGTCCAAGGACTGCTCTGCTGTGGAGTCTCAGATGCAGGATGTGCAG GAGCTTCTCCAGGAGGAGACTCGTCAGAAGCTGTCCATGGGCACTCGTCTGCGTCAGCTGGAGGATGAACAGAACTCTCTGAGAGaacagctggaggaggaggaggagggcaagagGAACGTGGAGAAGCAGCTGCTCACCGTGCAGGCTCAG CTGGCAGAGATTAAGAAGAAGTCTGAGCAGGAGGCGGGCTGTCTGGAGAACGCGGAGGAGGGGAAGAAGAGGCTGCAGAGGGACCTGGAGGGGCTCGGCCAGCGGATGGAGGAGAAGTGCAGTGCCTTTGAGAAACTGGACAAGACCAAGACTCGTCTGCAGCAGGAGCTGGACGACATGGTGGTGGACCAAGACCACCTCAGACAGATCGTAACCAACCtggagaagaagcagaagaagttTGACCAG ATGCTGGCTGAGGAGAAGACCATCTCATGCCGCTATGCTGAGGAGAGGGACAAGGCTGAGGCTGAGGCCAGGGAAAAGGAGACCCGGGCCCTGGCTCTGACCCGCCAGCTGGAATCCCTCATTGACATGAAGGACGAGATGGACCGTGCCAACAAGCTGCTCCGTGCTGAGATGGAGGACCTGGTCTCCTCCAAGGATGATGTCGGCAAGAGT GTACACGAGCTGGAGAAGTCCAAGCGTGGCATGGAGCAGCAGCTGGAGGAGATGAGAACTCagctggaggagctggaggacGAGCTGCAGGCCACGGAGGACGCCAAGCTGCGTCTGGAGGTCAACATGCAGGCCATGAAGGCCCAATATGAGAGAGACCTGGCAGGACGAGATGAGATGGGCGAGGAGAAGAAGAGACAGCTGGTCAAACAG GTGCGGGAGATGGAGTTGGAGTTGGAGGATGAGAGGAAGCAGCGCTCTGTTGCCGTGGCAGCCCGTAAGAAGCTGGAGCTGGACCTgaaggagctggaggcagccatcGACATGGCCAACAAGAACCGTGATGAGGCCCTCAAACAGCTTAAGAAGCTCCAG GCCCAGATGAAGGAGCTGCTGAGGGAGCTGGAGGACACTCGTATGTCCAGAGACGAGATCATGGCCCAGGCCAAGGAGAACGAGAAGAAGCTCAAGAGCATGGAGGCCGACATGATCCAGATGACAGAG gAGCTGGCTTCTGCAGAGCGTGTAAAGAGACAGGCCCAGCAAGAGAGAGACGAGCTGCAGGATGAGATCAACAACCAGGCTGCCAAGAA TGCTCTGATTGCAGAGGAGAAAAGGAGACTGGAGGCTCGTATCGCACAGctggaggaggagctggaggaggagcaGTGTAACACTGAGCTGGTTAACGATAGGCTGAAGAGAGCTCTGCTGCAG actgaccagaTGACTGTGGAGCTGACGGCAGAGCGCAGTACCTCCCAGCGCCTGGAGGGGGCCCGCTCCCAGCTGGAGCGCCAGAACAAggagctgaagctgaagctgcAGGAGCTGGAGGGAACCGTCAAGTCCAAGTACAAGGCCACTATTTCTGCCCTGGAGGCCAAGATCGCCCAGCTGGAGGAGCAGGTGGACATCGAGACCAG GGAGAGGCAGCAGGCGTCCAAGCTGGTGCGCCGCACAGAGAAGAAGCTAAAGGAGGTCGTCCTCGCGGTGGACGACGAGAGACGCAACACAGAGCAGTACAAAGACCAG tCGGACAAGCTGAACTCTCGTATGAAGCAGCTGAAGAGGCAGCTTGAGGAGTCTGAGGAGGAGTCCCAGAGAGCCAACGCCAACCGCAGGAAACTGCAAAGGGAGCTGGAGGACGCCACCGAGTCAGCCGACGCCATGAACCGTGAGGTCAGCACCCTCAAGAGCAAGCTCAG GCGTGGGGACCTCCCCTTCACCATGCGCCGCATCGTCAGCCGCGCAGGCATTGAGAGTGACGAGGAGAGCGAGCCCAAGAGCGAGACCCCTGAGCCCAAGCCTGAATGA